Proteins found in one Miscanthus floridulus cultivar M001 chromosome 4, ASM1932011v1, whole genome shotgun sequence genomic segment:
- the LOC136552062 gene encoding protein OXIDATIVE STRESS 3 LIKE 1-like yields the protein MSTAVAEVRPPYGFPGSVKGSGGGHEKEAVGKRRSDGFFIEEEVEEEVLTDTSSIGAPSPSGSSIGENSSSEVGGDDGEEEVESKLKEGDTLGCLDALEDSLPIKKGLSSFYSGKSKSFTSLAEATSTVAAAKELLAKPENPFNKRRRILANWSRRASCSSLATATYLPPLLGPDHAVAEGDEGEEDDSDDDVEYRQLPHRGKNVRDAPALPLPPTRLGGVGMQRRNGLGSFRSPRSFSLSDLHNSSSTDGSD from the exons ATGTcgacggcggtggcggaggtgcGGCCGCCCTACGGGTTCCCCGGATCCGTGAAGGGGAGCGGCGGCGGGCATGAGAAGGAGGCGGTCGGGAAGAGGAGAAGCGACGGCTTCTTCatagaggaggaggtggaggaagaGGTGCTGACCGATACCTCGTCGATCGGGGCGCCGTCGCCGTCGGGCTCGTCGATCGGTGAGAACTCCTCGTCGGAGGTCGGCGGGGACGACGGAGAGGAGGAGGTCGAGAGCAAGCTCAAGGAGGGCGATACGCTCGGTTGCTTGGATGCGCTGGAGGACTCCTTGCCCATCAA GAAGGGCCTCTCGAGCTTCTACTCCGGCAAGTCCAAGTCGTTCACCAGCCTCGCCGAGGCCACGTCGACAGTGGCGGCGGCCAAGGAGCTGCTGGCCAAGCCGGAGAACCCCTTCAACAAGCGGCGCCGCATCCTGGCCAACTGGTCCAGGCGAGCCTCCTGCAGCTCGCTGGCCACGGCCACCTACCTCCCTCCGCTCCTGGGCCCCGACCACGCCGTCGCCGAGGGGGACGAGGGCGAGGAGGACGACTCCGACGACGACGTGGAATACCGCCAGCTGCCGCACCGCGGCAAGAACGTCAGGGACGCGCCGGCATTGCCACTGCCGCCCACTAGGCTCGGCGGCGTTGGCATGCAGAGGAGGAATGGCCTTGGGAGCTTCAGATCTCCGAGGTCCTTCTCACTGTCTGATCTCCACAATAGCAGCAGCACTGATGGTAGTGATTAG